The Nicotiana tabacum cultivar K326 chromosome 1, ASM71507v2, whole genome shotgun sequence genome segment gAAAGGACTTATTAAACAAAAATAGAGCTATAGCAGTGAGGGATTAGGAACCCCATTGTGTTTTCTTATAAACTTAATTGGAGGAATAGGCACCGATTATATTTCAACACAATGGGTTAAATGGTTATTTTAGTAGAATGTTAgaatcaaataagaaaaaaaatatgcgTCCAAAATTCTCAATTCTCCCTTTCTCATGCCAAGGTTGCAATTTAGCATCTTGAACCTGTAGGGACAACACAAAGTGGCGCCTGCTTAATCAGGAACGAGACACAAAAGTAGTAAAAGTGAAACAACAGAGGATAAGATCGTTACCTCAAATCTTGAGGCCGCAACAATGGGACATTCAGACGATTAAACTTATCATCTGCATGATCAACAGATCTAAGGGGAGAAGTCAGCATCAAACCATGATTTGCTCTTGAAGCACGTTTCCAGTGAAGCCTCTGGAAAAAAAAGTTTTGATTATTGATCAACATTCCACCAAAATCACAACCACGGCATCGACACGGTGATATTGATGAATGTGATGCGCAACAGACTTCACTTTACTGGAGAATAAATCTTACCATCAAATTAGCCAAAGCTATTCCGATAATTTCTCGGTTTGTTGCTAACTCAAGCCCCGGCAACGAATTACTATTGATGTCAGAAGCCCTTGATCTAGGGTCGTCGACGCACTTGCCATTAACAATACCAAACAAGCTGTGACCAGAAATAACCTTGAATAGCTCCTATAAGAGTAGCAAAACCGTTCAAACCCAATGAGATAATTGGACAGTAATACCATTCTTTACAAACTAAAGGATGGATGAACTAGGACAAATGTTGACATCATCAATAAATTCAGAATAACAAACCTCAGGGTTTCCAGTTTGGGGCCATATTAAAAAATCTTCCCCAACTCGGGATCCCACAATGGTCAGATTAAGTCTTCGACAGACTTCAATATAAATGACGCTAAGCAAAATTGCTGTACAAAAGGTAAGCACTATGTCAGATAGCATAATCGGTGCTTAACAAGTATTTTGAGGTTGCAGGATTTCAGACATAGGCAAAATAACACTGATAGTGGGTggggaggaaaggaagaaatacCACTACAATATCCAGAGCTTAACACTGAATGCAGGTATGCACACTTTGAATCCACAAGTACAGATGACCTTTTGAATCCCCTTGACTTAAAAAGAACCATGTTCACTGCATCCAAAACTTCAGCCAAATCGCATCCTATTTCTCTCGAAACTAGCTCTACTTCCACTTCTCTAGCAATGACATCCAACTCAACCATCCACTCATTCATATTCTTTCCAGCAAGAGGCATGGCCTCCACGCATGTATATTCTGTGGCATCAGAAGGCAATGAAGCAGATCTCCTCTCGCTTTGGAGAGAATACGCATCCATCTCCCGGTTGAAAGCCATAAATGCCTCGTCTTCAGAGGCCACATAAAGCAAAGCCTACTCGGACAATAGAAAACAACCAACACACATGAGACGTGATCAATACAGATAAAAGTGAAGGAGAAAGCCAATTTACAAAGGCAAAAAGCTGATTTTACTTTTATGACAACTGTCGATGTTCATAAACAGACGTACCATTCCTCAATGTCAGCAACTATTTATGAACAGATAGCTGTTTACAAAGTGAACATATCTTTGGTTTTTGTTGCTTGAAATTGAAACTGTTCATTATTCAATTCAATAGATCAACTGCTTTGAACAAAAAGAGCTGACCAACACtcataaatatttacctttgacAGAGAAATATCTCTGTCCTTGGATTGGAAAGATATCTCCTGGGTAAATTTTTCCCGGGCATCGTTAAGAACCTGCGAAATTGTGAGATCCTCAATCAATGCGCCAATTTCTACCACCATATTTAAAAATATCTTGAGTGCAACGAACTGATTAAAGGCAGAAATTGAATTCACAATACCAAATCACACCACTTTAACAACATGAATAAAGATAGGATATCAGAAGAAATAATAGCCCCAACCTCCTGATAAAATTTGGTTCTAGAAGTACATCGTGATTCAGCTAGAGCAGAGGAAGACATAGCAGAAATGTTGAACCTCCTCTTCATTGGTGCCTTTGTAGTTGCAGCAGCCAATTTGTTCCACTTTCCTTTCTCATTCCCAATCCAACATCCAATACTATCATCAAAACCACACCTGATGATCGTAAAGAATAAAGGCTATGGGAAATGCCTAGTAAATACTAGTAGCACACAAATGCTTCTTTACCAATAAACAACTAATAGTAATGAAAATTcaacaaaccaaaaaaaaacttgaaaaatcaaaattcaacaAAACCCAATTCAATTCTTGAACAGAAAAGGACAAAACTTTACCTGCTGTAAATATCCAAAGAAGCCATAGCTGCTGAAGATGCTTTCACAGCACCACCGTCCAACCCAGGCAATGATGCACACAGCATTTCTCTAGGAGTTATAGAGTCCCAAAAGGTCTTTTATAAGAGACAAAAAAGGCTGATGACAACAATCAAGAAACTaagaaacaaacaaataaaagaaaacaaaacagttGAAGAGGGAGTGGAGTGGTGATCAAATTTGAGTCTTCTACTTcaagaataagaaaaagaagaagacttgaGAATTAAATCATCAGCATAACAAGGTTTACTGGAAGAGGAATTATTTAAGGCCATTTTAGGTACTGCAATTGAACTCCCAAAAGACAAAAACAAGGCAGCTGAATGGAAGTAACTGAAATCTATACTTAAACAAGTATGGAAGCTGACACTGCTACTACTATTCCAAGAATCCATGTTATTATTTGAGGTACTCAATTCCCAAGATCCATGTTATTATTTGATGTACCCAATTTCAGCATCAGCTCATAAAATCAACCCACCTCTTTTGTTTTATATACTCCTATTAATTGTGTTATAAATTATAATAACCCCCTTCTTCTTTCTTACAAACAAAAAAGTACGAAAAGAGTATGACAAGAAACTATTGCTATATTATTATGGTCTGTGTGTAATAATGGAAGAGCTCATCTTCTTGGTCTTGCTTTATAGTGGTGATGATCATCATCTTATTGTACTGAACAAGGCCAAAAAGTACCGAGTGGggtctattctttttttttttctccggTTTTTCAGAAGGACCTTCTTTGAAAGTTGTTATTACTCCTATTAAATTGCTATGCTGTACAAGGCAAAGATAATGCCAGCCAATCTAGCTAAATTTCCTGATTTTCAGAAGAAGTTTCTTCAAAAGCTATTACTCCTAATAAATTGCTATGCAGATTACACGTCTACAAGGTCAATTGATTTTGTGGCCTAAGAAAAAATTAGTTTTATgtcaattttctttgaaaaaattatattttgtgCGATATCTGAAAATAAAACATACTAGCTTTTTTTATAGAATCATATACTTCAATTCAATTTATAAAGCATTATATTAAACCATTTCCTCTACAAAATAGTGCCGGCCAATCCCACTAGTTACTTACTCAtgctcctttttttctttttggtttccCGATTATCCATCAGGTGTTCGGTATAAGACTTAATAAAGGGGAAGCTCTTTCTAATTTACTTTTTTTGGTTTTTTGGGCTCAATCACGAAATCTTCAATTAAGAATGGAGGATTCCTATTGGTATCACAACAACTGATCAAGAGTTTAAAATGTTAATTGatttataatttatgtattactaTATTTGCAATAGCATTACAGAATATTAAAACAGTAATCAAGAAGTTTGTTTAAGAAAGCACTACATAAAAAgttaaatttattattaaatatcTTTAATGTTCAAAATATCTGGAAATTGTGTAAGAATATTATTAGCAAAATTTTGTCAACCTTTTTTAAAATCCAAAATAGAATGATTGCTCcagaaattagaaaagaaaatgtGTAGATAAAAGCAAGTTCATAATTGGTTAAGAGAATTACATTCACTACACCGAGGGAAAAAAGGCTACGTTCATTAACATTGTGCACATCATGTCAGGATCTAAAGcgaaagaaattgaaaaattcaTGTAATAAATTTCCTCTTAATAATAATTAAGGTTTTTGATAAATTTGGAGATAGTGTATCCGCCAATATTGATAAATTTTGATAAAAAGAAGACACGTATTAGGTTCTTTTATTAGTAAAATAACACCACAAGTACATCaatattgttataaatatattatattatgaatgttcatttagtactccgttgtaaataagcttcctgaagaaacttatccatatgggactccaccgtaaatatgtttatctatttaagtactctattggaaataagcttcctgaagaagcttatcacttcggtacccggttatggataaacactacttccggtagaagattatccatatcgggtataataagcttatcctttcagtactccgttatggataaacattgctctcagtagaagattatccatatctggtatagtagcagcttacacatcagcttcctttcttctataaatagaagagatttcagttcattatgtacatcagtttgaattcgaataatatatcagtttctctctatacttgtctttactttacagtctttatttattaacacgttatcagcacgagactctgccatctcgagcaaatattttgaaagtatttgaggtaagaactttcttttcctaaataatgtcaaatctttctaaacttgaatttgtagccctggatatatcgggcaaaagctacatgtcttgggtgcttgatgctgaaattcatcttgatgcgatgggtctggcagacaccatcaaagacaaaaatcaggcatcaaaccaagatcgtgccaaagcaatgatattcctacgccatcaccttgatgagggcctgaaaatggaatatcttactgttaaagatccagt includes the following:
- the LOC107824706 gene encoding uncharacterized protein LOC107824706 isoform X1 — its product is MLCASLPGLDGGAVKASSAAMASLDIYSRCGFDDSIGCWIGNEKGKWNKLAAATTKAPMKRRFNISAMSSSALAESRCTSRTKFYQEVLNDAREKFTQEISFQSKDRDISLSKALLYVASEDEAFMAFNREMDAYSLQSERRSASLPSDATEYTCVEAMPLAGKNMNEWMVELDVIAREVEVELVSREIGCDLAEVLDAVNMVLFKSRGFKRSSVLVDSKCAYLHSVLSSGYCSAILLSVIYIEVCRRLNLTIVGSRVGEDFLIWPQTGNPEELFKVISGHSLFGIVNGKCVDDPRSRASDINSNSLPGLELATNREIIGIALANLMRLHWKRASRANHGLMLTSPLRSVDHADDKFNRLNVPLLRPQDLRLAIMASERLLILQPHNWALRRDHGMMLYYSREYEEAVQELSICMAFAPEEEAQVLEPFVEKLHLLRVESSWKSRGKKGHLTVS
- the LOC107824706 gene encoding uncharacterized protein LOC107824706 isoform X2, translating into MLCASLPGLDGGAVKASSAAMASLDIYSSIGCWIGNEKGKWNKLAAATTKAPMKRRFNISAMSSSALAESRCTSRTKFYQEVLNDAREKFTQEISFQSKDRDISLSKALLYVASEDEAFMAFNREMDAYSLQSERRSASLPSDATEYTCVEAMPLAGKNMNEWMVELDVIAREVEVELVSREIGCDLAEVLDAVNMVLFKSRGFKRSSVLVDSKCAYLHSVLSSGYCSAILLSVIYIEVCRRLNLTIVGSRVGEDFLIWPQTGNPEELFKVISGHSLFGIVNGKCVDDPRSRASDINSNSLPGLELATNREIIGIALANLMRLHWKRASRANHGLMLTSPLRSVDHADDKFNRLNVPLLRPQDLRLAIMASERLLILQPHNWALRRDHGMMLYYSREYEEAVQELSICMAFAPEEEAQVLEPFVEKLHLLRVESSWKSRGKKGHLTVS